A window of Acidimicrobiales bacterium genomic DNA:
CTGCTGCTGGCCGCCGTCGTCGACGCCGACGGGCTCGTGGCCGTGGCCGAGCGCCAGCCGTTCGGCACCACCCGCGACGTCGCCCTGGCCGTCACCCGCCCGCTCCAGCGGGTGGCCGACGCCACCCGGCTCAACCGCCCGGCCCGGTGGCTGGCCGACGCCACCGACGAGGACCGGCCCGAGCTGGCCACCCCGGTCACCCTGGCGCCGACCACCACCGCGACCGAGGCGGCCCCGACGACGGCCGCCCCGCCCGGGGAGGGCCGGCCGGGGACGACGGTGCCCCCGCCGACGACGACCACGACCACCGACCCGCCCCGCCGCCGCCCGACCGCCGAGCAGCCGCTGCGGGTCTGGATGGCGGGCGACTCGCTCATGGGCAACCTGGCCACGGCCATCGGCCGGATGGTGAGCGGCGACCCCCGCTACGACCTCCGGGTCCGCTACGAGGTCGGCACCGGCCTGGCCCGCCCCGACGTGCTCGACTGGCCGGCCACCGTCGCCGGCGAGGTCCAGCAGGAGGACCCCGACGTCGTCATCCTGCTGTTCGGCGGCAACGACGCCCAGGACATGCAGGCCGACGGCCGGTACCTGTCGTTCGGCTCGCCGGAGTGGCAGGCCGAGTACCGCTACCGGGTCGCGCTCACCATGGACCAGGCCGCCCAGGGCGGGCGGACGGTGATCTGGGTGGGGCTCCCGTACACGACCCGGGACGAGCTGAACCAGGCGTTCACGATCTTCAACGAGATCGCGCGGACCGAGGCCGGCAAGCGCGACGACGTCCGCTTCTTCGACATCGTCCCCGCGCTGACCCCGACCGGCGCCTTCGAGGAGTTCCGCCCCGACCCCGACGGCGGCACCCTGCGGGCCCGCGAGCGCGACGGGGTGCACGTGACCATCGACGGCTGGTCCCTCGTCGCCCCGCTGCTGCTCGCCACCGTCGCCGACGAGTACCACCTGCTCCCCGGCGACACCGGCTGACGGCCGGCCGCGGCCTCAGCTCATGGCCGGGCCGACCTCGTCGGCGGCGGTGGCCTGGCGGGTGCCGAGCGGGCGCTGGCGGCCGACCGTCGAGTCCTTCGCCGTCTGCTTCTCGGTCTCGGCGTTCACCTCGGCGCCGAACAGCACGATGTAGGCGGTGAGGTTCAGCCACAGCAGCAGCACGACGATGGCGCCGAGGGCGCCGTAGGTCTCGTTGAAGCTGCCGAAGCGGTCGGCGTAGATCGAGAACAGGATCGACCCGATCACCCACAGGACGGTGGCGAGGAGGGCGCCCGGCGTCGTCCACTGCCACTTCGGGTCGTCCCGGTCGGGCGCCACCTTGTAGAGCACGGCCAGCGCGACCAGCATGCCGACGAAGAGCCCGATCCAGCGGAGGGCGCCGACGACCAGGCGGACGGCCAGCGGCGAGTCGTCGAACAGCTGGGGCAGGACCACGATGAGCATCCCGGCGACGACGATGAAGGCGACGAAGCCGAGGGTGAGGAGGATGGCGAGGCCCCGGAGCTTCACGAACTTGCGGGTCTCGCCCTCGTCGAAGGCGACGTTGACCGCCTGGATCATGGCCTTCATGCCCTTCGAGGCCGACCAGAGCGCGGCGGCGACCGACACCACGAGGGCGATGCCGAGCCCGCTCTCGGCCGACTTCGTGATGTTGGTGAGCTGGTTCTCGAGGAGGGTGCGGACGTCGCTCGGCAGCCCGGTCATGTTCTGGACGAGGTTCTGCACGTCGCCCGGGTCGCGGATGAGGCCGTAGATCGACACGACGGCGACGAGGCCGGGGACGATGGCGAGGAAGATGTAGAACGCCACCCCGGCGGCGAGGATCGAGAGGTTGTCCTCCTTCATCTGCTGGAACGTGCGCTTGGCGACGTCCACCCAGCCCCGCTTCGGGATCTGCGCGGGGGTCTCGGCGGCCCGGCCCCGGTCGGCCTGCGCGAGGCGGCCGTCGCCGCCCCCCGTCGTCGGTGCTCCCATCTCCAGCTCCTCCTTGAAGCGGCGGAGGTCGGCGTCGAGGCTCCGGCGCACGATCCCCAGGCGGTCGCCGACCAGCTCGAAGGTCCCCTCGGGCTCCCAGTCGAGCTGGACGACCACCCGGGTGGTCCCCTCGTCGACGGCGTGGAAGCTGACGACCCCGGCGTGGTGGGGGCCGTCGATCGAGCGCCAGGCGATGCGGTCGCCCTCGACCATCTCGGTGATGGCGGCCGTCCACGACCTGGACTCCCCGGCGATCCTCGCCGCCATGGCGAAGTGCCGGTCGTCGACCCGCTTGGCGTCGACGATGGAGCGGAACACGTTCGGGAGGCGCTCGAGGTCCGACCAGGCGGCCCACACGTCGGCCGCCGGTCGGCGGACGTCGACCGAGCGGATGAGCAGGCTCATGGGGCCAACCCTTCCCCGCTACCGTCGCCCTCATGAGCGACGAACGGATCGCGGGCCGGTCCAACCTGCTGCCGGAGGAGGACGCGGTCGGCAGCGAGGACCCCGAGGGCCAGGCCGAGGCCATCCTCGCCGAGTCCGACGAGCGGGTGCTGGAGCGGGACGTGGCCCACGGCAACCAGGTGGTCGAGCACCGCCGGTCAGAGGACGTGGTCGAGCCGGCCGACGACTGACCCCCCCGGGGCGGGCGGCCGACCGTCCCGCGGTCGGCGCGGGGCCCACTGGTACGTTGCCACGGTGGCCACGGCACGGACCAAGGGTGGGCGGCGGCCCCCGTCGGGGGCGTCCGCCCGGGCCGCCCGGCCGCCGGCCGGCCGGCGCATGGCGGGCGCCGTCGCGGACGCGCTCGACGGCCACGGCGCCGACCTCGCCGGCCTGACCCTCGTCCTCGTCGGCCTCGTGGCCGGGCTCGGCGTCTACGCCGACCTCGCCGGGCCGTTCGGCCGGGCCCTCGACACGGCCGCCGGCGCGCTCGCCGGCCTCGGCCGCTTCCTCGTCCCGCCCGCCCTCGTGGCCGGCGGGGTGGCGCTGGTCAAGGACGGGCCCGAGGACGGCGGCAACCGGGCGAGGGCCGCGGTCGGGTCGGTGCTCGTCGGCCTCGCCGCCCTCGGCCTCGCCCACCTCGCCGCCGGCCCCACGGGGTGGGGCGGCCCGGTCGACGACCTGCGGGGCGCGGGCGGCCTCCTCGGCGCCCTCGTGGCCGAGCCCCTCCGGGGGGTCGTGGCCACGTGGGGGGCGGCGCTGGTCCTCCTGACCGCGGCCGTGCTCGGGCTGGTCGTGCTCACCCGGGTGCCGGTCCGGGTCGCCGCCCGGCGCACCGCCGAGGGCGTCCGCCCCCTGTCGGCCGCCGTCGGCCGGGCCTGGCGGGGCCTGTTCACGATGGGCCACGACGGGCCGGCGCCGTCGCCCGAGCCCCCTTCCTTCGAGGGCCCCGACGAGGCGGACGAGCCGGCGCCCGACGACGACGGGCCCGAGCCGACGGCCGAGCCGGCGGCCGAGCTGGCCGCGGCCGCGCCGGCGCCGCCCGAGCCGGCCGAGCCGGTCGAGGGCGACCAGCTGGAGATCGACCTCGGGCCGGGCGCGGCCAGGGGCGCCTGGAAGCTGCCGCCGCTCACGCTGCTGGCCAGGGCCGGCGCCCAGGAGGTCGACCGCCGCCAGGTGGAGGAGACGGGCCGGGCGCTCGAAGCGGCGCTCGCCGAGCACGGCGTCGCCACCCGCCTCGTCGGCATGCTCGTCGGGCCGACCGTCACCCGCTACGAGCTCGAGCTCGGCCCCGGCGTGAAGGTGGCCAGGGTCACCAGCCTCCACAAGGACATCGCCTACGCGATGGCGTCGCCCGACGTCCGCATCCTGGCCCCCATCCCCGGCCGCCAGGCCATCGGCGTCGAGGTGCCGAACGTCCGCCGCCAGATCGTCACCGTCGGCGACATCCTGTCGAGCGAGGAGGCCCGCCGGGCCACCCACCCCCTCGAGGTCGCGATCGGCCGGGACATCTCCGGCCGGGCCGTGCTGGCCAACCTGGCCACCATGCCGCACCTGCTGATCGCGGGGGCCACCGGCGCCGGCAAGTCGTCCTGCATCAACTCGCTGATCACGTCGATCCTCATGCGCTCGACGCCCGAGCAGGTGCGGATGATCCTCGTCGACCCCAAGCGGGTCGAGCTCAACCAGTACGACCGCCTGCCCCACCTGCTGACCTCGGTGGTCACCAACCCGAAGAAGGCCGCCAACGCCCTGTCCTGGGCCGTGCGGGAGATGGAGCGGCGCTACGACCTGCTGTCCGAGGTCGGCGTGCGCGACATCACCGGCTACAACGCCGCCTTCGACCGGGGCGACCTCCGCCCGGAGCCGGGCAGCGACGTCACCTACTCGCGGCTGCCGTTCGTCCTCGTCGTCGTGGACGAGCTGAACGACCTGATGATGGTGGCCGCCCGCGACGTCGAGGAGTCGATCTGCCGCATCGCCCAGATGGCGAGGGCCGTCGGCATCCACCTCGTCGTCGCCACCCAGCGGCCGTCGGTCAACGTGATCACCGGCGTGATCAAGGCCAACATCCCGGCCCGGCTGGCGTTCGCGGTATCGAGCCTGGCCGACAGCCGGGTGATCCTCGACCGGGGCGGGGCCGAGCGCCTGGTCGGCAAGGGCGACATGCTCCTGCTCGGGCCGGCGTCGAGCACCCCGCGCCGGGTCCAGGGCGCCTGGGTGACCGAGGACGAGGTGCGGCGGGTCGTCGCCCACTGGCGCCGGCAGTCGCCCGAGGTCGCCTACGTGGAGGGCGTCGAGGGCGAGGAGGCCGGGCCGGGGATCGGGCTCGGCGGGGCGTCGGGCGACGAGGACGACGAGGCCCTCGTGTTGGCGGCCATGGACCTCGTGGTGCGGTCCCAGCTGGGGTCGACGTCGATGCTCCAGCGCAAGCTGCGGGTCGGGTTCGCCCGGGCCGGCCGGCTCATGGACCTGCTCGAGCAGCGGGGGGTGGTCGGCCCGTCCGAGGGGTCGAAGGCGAGGGCGGTGCTCATGACGGTGGACGAGCTGGAGGAGCTCCAGGCCCGCGCCCGCGAGCGATGACCGTCCTCGTCCTGGCGGCGGGAGGGACGATCTCCAGCCGCCGCCGGCCCGGAGGGGCCGTCGAGTTCGTGATGTCGGGCGCGGACGTCGTCGCCCAGGCCCCTGAGCTGGCCGGCGCCGACCTCGAGGTCGTCGACGTCCACCGCGGCTCGAGCTCGGACCTGCCGCCGGCCGGGGCCGCCGCCCTCGCCGAGCGGGCCAGGGCGGCGCTCGAGGGCGGGGTGGACGGCGTGGTCGTCACCCACGGCACCGACACGGTGGAGGAGACGGCCTACCTCTGCGACCTCCTCGCCGGCGACGCCACCGACCGGGGCGGCCTCGTGCTGACCGCCGCCATGCGCAACGCCGCCGAGGCGTCGCCCGACGGGCCCCGCAACCTCCTCCAGTCCGTGCGCCTCGCCGCCGACCCGTCGTCCCGGGGCCTCGGCGCCGTGCTGTGCGTGAACGACGAGGTCCACGCGGCCAGGTGGGTGACGAAGGTCGAGAGCGTGAACGTCGCCGCCTTCGCCTCACCCGGCCGCGGCCCGGTCGGCCGGGTGACCGACGGCCGCCTCGCCGTCGACGTCCCGCCGCCGCCCCGGCCCCGCCGCGGCGCCGGGGTCGAGACCCGCGTGGAGCTGGTGGCCGTGTACCCGGGCCAGGACCCGGCCGTCCTCGGCTGGCTGGCCGACCGGGGCGCGAAGGGGATCGTCCTCCAGGGCCACGGGTCGGGGAACCTGACCGCCGCCCACCGCCCGGCCGTCGAGGCCCTGCTCGCCCGCGGGGTCGCGGTCGTGATCGCCACCCGCTGCCTCACCGGCGGCGTCGTGCCCACCTACGGCGGCGACGGCGGGGCCGCCACCCTCGTCGACCTCGGCGCCATCCCGGCCGGCACCCTGAGCGCGGGGAAGGCCAGGATGGCCCTGATGGTCGGCCTCGCCGCGACGTCGTCGACCGACGAGCTCCGCACCTGGTTCGCCGACGCCGGCAGGTGACCCGCGCTCTGGACCGGCGCCGGGCGGGAGGTTCGAGGGCATGCGGCGGGAGGCCCGACGTCGCCCCTGGCCCGCCCCGGCCAGGCCCACGGGTAGGTTCGGGGCATGGAGCTGGAACGGGTCGGGGTGGTCGGCTGCGGCCTCATGGGGTCGGGCATCGCCGAGGTGTGCGCGCGGGCCGGGCTGGACACGGTCGTCGTCGAGGTCGACGACGGCGCCGTCGCCGCCGGCCGGTCGAGGATCGAGCGGTCGATCGGGCGGGCCGTCGGCGCCGGCAAGATGAGCGACGAGGAGCGGGACCGGGCCTTCGACCAGCTCCGCTTCAGCACCTCCTACGACGACCTGGCCGACCGCCAGCTCGTGGTCGAGGCGGTCATCGAGCGGGAGGCGGAGAAGGTCGCCGTGTTCTCCCGGCTCGACGCCGTCGTCGAGGAGCGGGGCGCCGTCCTCGCCAGCAACACGTCGTCCATCCCGATCATGAAGCTCGCCATGGCGACCAAGCGGCCCGAGGCCGTCGTCGGCATCCACTTCTTCAACCCGGTGCCGGTGCTGAAGCTGGTGGAGCTGGTGACCTCGCTGCTGACGAGCGACGAGACCGTCGACACCGCCGAGAAGTTCGCCGAGGGCGTGCTCGGCAAGCACGTCATCCGCAGCCAGGACCGGGCCGGGTTCATCGTCAACGCCCTGCTGATCCCGTACCTGCTGTCGGCCATCCGGATGCTGGAGTCCGGCTTCGCCACCAGGGAGGACATCGACGCCGGGATGGTCGAGGGCTGCGCCCACCCGATGGGCCCGCTGGCGCTCACCGACCTCATCGGGCTGGACACGACGATGGCCGTCGCCGAGTCGCTCTACGAGGAGTTCAAGGAGCAGCTCTACGCCCCGCCGCCCCTGCTGGCGAGGATGGTCGACGCCGGCCTCCTCGGCCGCAAGGCCGGCCGCGGCTTCTACGACTACCGCAAGCCCGCGTAGCGCCGGCGGCGCCGGGACCGCCGCCTCGCCGCCGGTAGCCTGGCGGGCCGTGACCCGGCGCTACTGGCTCGAGACGCTGGGGTGCCCGAAGAACCAGGTCGACTCCGAGAAGCTGGCCGGCACCCTGGTGGCGGACGGCTACCGCCCGGCGGACGACCCGGCCGAGGCCGACCTCGTCGTGGTCAACACGTGCGCGTTCGTGGAGGAGGCCCGCCAGGAGTCGGTCGACACGATCCTCGCCCTCGCCGGCGAGCGGCGCCCGGGCGCCCGCCTCGTCGTCACCGGCTGCCTGGCCGAGCGCTACGGCGACGAGCTGGCCGAGGCCCTGCCCGAGGTCGACCGGGTCGCCGGCTTCGGCGTGCCCGTCGCCCTGGGCCGCACCCGCCGGGCCGGCGAGCCCGCGGCCGGCGAGACGGCCGTCCCCGCCCTCGACCTGCTCAACCTGCCCCGCCCGGCGCCGGCCGCCCCGTGGGCGTACGTGAAGGTGGCCGAGGGGTGCGACCGGGCCTGCGGGTTCTGCGCCATCCCGTCGTTCCGGGGCAAGCAGCGGTCCCGTCCGGTCGACGGCGTGCTGGCCGAGGTCGAGGGCCTCGCCGCCGCCGGCGTGCGCGAGGTCGTCCTCGTCGCCCAGGACCTGGCCGCCTACGGAAGGGACCAGGGGAGGGGCGAGCGGGCCATCGTCCCCCTCGTCCGCCGGGCCGCCGCCGTCGTCCCCCGGGTCCGGCTGCTCTACCTGTACCCCTCCGACCTCACCGACGGTCTGATCGACGCCGTGTGCGAGACCGGGGTGCCCTACTTCGACCTGTCCCTCCAGCACGTGTCCGCGCCGCTGCTGCGGCGGATGCGGCGCTGGGGCGACGGTGCCCGCTTCCTCGACCGCATCGCCGACATCCGCCACCGGGAGCCCGACGCCGCCTTCCGGTCGAACTTCATCGTCGGCTACCCGGGCGAGACCGAGGCCGACCACGACCGGCTGCTGGCCTTCGTGGACGAGGCCCAGCTCGACTGGTGCGGGTTCTTCGCCTTCTCGCTCGAGGAGGGCACGTACGCGGCCGGGCTCGACGGCGCCGTGCCCGCCGGCCTCGTCGCCGAGCGGCTGGCCGAGCTGCGGGAGCGCCAGGACGCCATCACCGCCGCCCGCCGGGACGCGCTGGTCGGCCGTCGGGTCCGGGTCCTCGTCGACGCGCCCGGCGTGGGCCGGACGCACCGGGAGGCGCCCGAGATCGACGGCATCGTCGCCGTCTCGACCGCCCTCCCCGTGGGAAGCTTCGCCGACGTGACCGTCACCGCGGCCGCCGGCCCCGACCTCGAGGCCGCCTGACCGTGGCGACGTCGTTCGGGCCGTCGGCCCTGGCCACCCCGGCGAACGCCGTCACCATCGCCCGCCTGGTCATCGCCCCGTTCCTGCTGCTGCTCATCCTCGGGCCGACCGAGTCCTGGCCGGCCCTCGTCCTCTGGATCGCGCTGTCGGCCACCGACGGGGTGGACGGCTACCTGGCCCGCCGCCAGGGCACGACCCGGTCGGGGGCCTTCCTCGACCCGCTGGCCGACAAGGTCCTGGTCGTCGGCGCCCTGCTGGCGCTCGTCGCCGTCGGCCGCTTCTGGTGGGCGCCCGTCGCCCTGATCGTCGCCCGCGAGGTCGCCATCAGCGTCTACCGGGCCAGGGTGGGCCGCCAGGGCGTGTCGGTCCCGGCCCGGTGGTGGGCGAAGGTGAAGACCGTCGTCCAGTCGCTGGCCGTCGGCGTGGCCCTGCTGCCCCCGGCCGAGGACGTCACCTGGGTGGCCGACGGGCTGCTGTGGGTCGCCGTCGTGCTCACCCTCGTGACCGGCGCGCAGTACCTGCTCGACAGCAGGGACCAGTAGGGGCGGTGCGCTGCGAGGTCGTCGCCGTCGGCACCGAGCTGCTGCTGGGCCAGATCGTCGACACCAACTCGTCGTGGCTGGGGGAGCGGCTGGCCCTCGCCGGCATCGACTCCCACTTCCAGACCAAGGTCGGCGACAACCTCGGCCGCATCGTCTCGGTGCTGCGCCTCGCCCTCGACCGCAGCGACGCGGTGGTCGTCTGCGGCGGGCTCGGGCCGACCCAGGACGACATCACCAGGGAGGCGATCGCCGAGGTGATGGGCGTGCCGCTGGTGCGGGACGAGGCCGTCGCCGACCGCATCCGGGCGATGTTCGCGGCCAGGGGGCGGGCCATGCCCGAGAGCAACCTGCGCCAGGCCGATGTGCCCGCCGGCGCCACGGTCATCGAGCAGACGAGGGGGACGGCGCCCGGGCTCATCTGCCCGGTCGGCGACAAGGTCCTCTACGCCGTGCCGGGCGTGCCCTTCGAGCTGTACGACATGGCCGAGCGAGCCGTGGTCCCGGACCTGCAGCGCCGGTCCGGCGCCCGGTCGGCCATCGTCAGCCGGACCCTGCGGACCTGGGGCGAGAGCGAGTCGGGCCTGGCCGAGCGGCTGGCCGGCCGCATCGCCGCCCTCGACGCCACCGGCAACCCGACGCTCGCCTTCCTCGCCAGCGGGATCGAGGGCATCAAGGTCCGCATCACGGCCAAGGGCGGCGACGAGGCGGCGGCCGGGGCGCTGGTGGCCGCCGAGGAGGAGGAGCTGCGGGCCCTGCTCGGCGACCTCGTGTTCGGGGTGGACGAGGAGACGATGGAGTCCGTCGTCGGCGGGCTGCTCGTCGACCGGGGGCTCACCCTCGGGCTGGCGGAGTCGGTCACCGGTGGCCTGATCGGGTCCCGGGTGACCGACGTGCCCGGCGCCAGCCGGTGGTTCAGGGGCGGGGTCGTGTCCTACGCCAGCGAGGTGAAGTTCGACCTGCTCGGCCTGCCGGAGGGGCCGGTGGTCAGTGCGGCGGCCGCCGAGGCCATGGCCGAGGCCGCCCGGCGGGTGCTCGGCGCCGACGTCGGCCTCGCCGTCACCGGCGTCGCCGGGCCCGACGAGCAGGACGGCCAGCCGGTGGGGACGGTCTTCGTCGGCCTCGCCCTCGACGGCGACCCGCCGCAGTCGACCCGCCTGCGCCTCCCCGGCGACCGGCCGAGGGTCCGCCAGTACGCCACGATCTCCGCCCTCGACGTGCTGCGCCGTCGCCTGCTGCGGCGGCCAGGGGGGTAGGCGGTACGCTGCCGGACCGACCGGGAGGAGGAGTCGTGGCCCGATTGGCCCTCATCGCCGCCGCGCTCGTGCTCCTGGCCGGTGCCTGCGGCGTGAAGAGCGACGAGCAGCTGCTCGAGCCGCTCCTGGGCGACATCGAGGTCTCGTTCGCCTCCACGACCACGGCCGGGCCGGCGCCGTCGTCGGCGTCGACCACCGCAGCCGGCCCCGCCACGACGGGCGACGACGCCTCCGCCACGGGTACGACCGGCGACGGCGCCGCCGCCTCCGACCTGCCGCCCGGGGTGGCGCCGGGCGACCTCGGCGACGACGCCGCCCTCGACGAGGCCGCCGACCGGTGCTTCGACGGCGACCTCGACGCCTGCGACGACCTGTACTTCGAGTCCCCGCTGGGGTCGGGCTACGAGCGGTACGGGTCGACGTGCGGCACCCGCAACGTGGAGACGTTCGGCGGCTGCGTGACGCGGTACGCCGGCCAGACGACGGCCGAGGACCTGCCGCCGGGCGAGCCGCCGGGCGACCTCGGGAACGACCCAGCGCTCGACGACCTCGCCCAGCACTGCTTCGAAGGAGACATGGACGCCTGTGACCAGCTCTACATCGGGAGCCCGAGCGGCTCTGACTACGAGTCCTACGGCGCCGCCTGCGGCGGCCGCACCGTCGACGCCGGCGGCTCCTGCCGGGCCACCCACGGTGCCGGGAGCTGACCGGGGCCGGGGCCGGGGCCGAGGCCGCTGGCCCGGCGTCGTGGCGCTGGCCGCGGCCGCCGTGCTCGCCCTCGGGGCCTGCGGGATCAAGGACGAGGCCTCCGTCGCGGCCGGCGACTTCTGCGACCAGGCCCAGGCCCTCGCCGAGAGCGGCCCCGAGCTGCCCGAGTCGCCCGAGGCCATCGAGCAGGTCGCCGACCAGTTCGACCGCCTGGCCGACTCCGCGCCGCCCGAGATCGACGACGACATGACGTACCTCGCGGACATCTACCGGCAGGTGACCGACGCCCTCC
This region includes:
- a CDS encoding YhjD/YihY/BrkB family envelope integrity protein, yielding MSLLIRSVDVRRPAADVWAAWSDLERLPNVFRSIVDAKRVDDRHFAMAARIAGESRSWTAAITEMVEGDRIAWRSIDGPHHAGVVSFHAVDEGTTRVVVQLDWEPEGTFELVGDRLGIVRRSLDADLRRFKEELEMGAPTTGGGDGRLAQADRGRAAETPAQIPKRGWVDVAKRTFQQMKEDNLSILAAGVAFYIFLAIVPGLVAVVSIYGLIRDPGDVQNLVQNMTGLPSDVRTLLENQLTNITKSAESGLGIALVVSVAAALWSASKGMKAMIQAVNVAFDEGETRKFVKLRGLAILLTLGFVAFIVVAGMLIVVLPQLFDDSPLAVRLVVGALRWIGLFVGMLVALAVLYKVAPDRDDPKWQWTTPGALLATVLWVIGSILFSIYADRFGSFNETYGALGAIVVLLLWLNLTAYIVLFGAEVNAETEKQTAKDSTVGRQRPLGTRQATAADEVGPAMS
- the pgsA gene encoding CDP-diacylglycerol--glycerol-3-phosphate 3-phosphatidyltransferase, whose amino-acid sequence is MATSFGPSALATPANAVTIARLVIAPFLLLLILGPTESWPALVLWIALSATDGVDGYLARRQGTTRSGAFLDPLADKVLVVGALLALVAVGRFWWAPVALIVAREVAISVYRARVGRQGVSVPARWWAKVKTVVQSLAVGVALLPPAEDVTWVADGLLWVAVVLTLVTGAQYLLDSRDQ
- a CDS encoding asparaginase, producing MTVLVLAAGGTISSRRRPGGAVEFVMSGADVVAQAPELAGADLEVVDVHRGSSSDLPPAGAAALAERARAALEGGVDGVVVTHGTDTVEETAYLCDLLAGDATDRGGLVLTAAMRNAAEASPDGPRNLLQSVRLAADPSSRGLGAVLCVNDEVHAARWVTKVESVNVAAFASPGRGPVGRVTDGRLAVDVPPPPRPRRGAGVETRVELVAVYPGQDPAVLGWLADRGAKGIVLQGHGSGNLTAAHRPAVEALLARGVAVVIATRCLTGGVVPTYGGDGGAATLVDLGAIPAGTLSAGKARMALMVGLAATSSTDELRTWFADAGR
- a CDS encoding 3-hydroxybutyryl-CoA dehydrogenase; its protein translation is MELERVGVVGCGLMGSGIAEVCARAGLDTVVVEVDDGAVAAGRSRIERSIGRAVGAGKMSDEERDRAFDQLRFSTSYDDLADRQLVVEAVIEREAEKVAVFSRLDAVVEERGAVLASNTSSIPIMKLAMATKRPEAVVGIHFFNPVPVLKLVELVTSLLTSDETVDTAEKFAEGVLGKHVIRSQDRAGFIVNALLIPYLLSAIRMLESGFATREDIDAGMVEGCAHPMGPLALTDLIGLDTTMAVAESLYEEFKEQLYAPPPLLARMVDAGLLGRKAGRGFYDYRKPA
- a CDS encoding DNA translocase FtsK 4TM domain-containing protein, which produces MATARTKGGRRPPSGASARAARPPAGRRMAGAVADALDGHGADLAGLTLVLVGLVAGLGVYADLAGPFGRALDTAAGALAGLGRFLVPPALVAGGVALVKDGPEDGGNRARAAVGSVLVGLAALGLAHLAAGPTGWGGPVDDLRGAGGLLGALVAEPLRGVVATWGAALVLLTAAVLGLVVLTRVPVRVAARRTAEGVRPLSAAVGRAWRGLFTMGHDGPAPSPEPPSFEGPDEADEPAPDDDGPEPTAEPAAELAAAAPAPPEPAEPVEGDQLEIDLGPGAARGAWKLPPLTLLARAGAQEVDRRQVEETGRALEAALAEHGVATRLVGMLVGPTVTRYELELGPGVKVARVTSLHKDIAYAMASPDVRILAPIPGRQAIGVEVPNVRRQIVTVGDILSSEEARRATHPLEVAIGRDISGRAVLANLATMPHLLIAGATGAGKSSCINSLITSILMRSTPEQVRMILVDPKRVELNQYDRLPHLLTSVVTNPKKAANALSWAVREMERRYDLLSEVGVRDITGYNAAFDRGDLRPEPGSDVTYSRLPFVLVVVDELNDLMMVAARDVEESICRIAQMARAVGIHLVVATQRPSVNVITGVIKANIPARLAFAVSSLADSRVILDRGGAERLVGKGDMLLLGPASSTPRRVQGAWVTEDEVRRVVAHWRRQSPEVAYVEGVEGEEAGPGIGLGGASGDEDDEALVLAAMDLVVRSQLGSTSMLQRKLRVGFARAGRLMDLLEQRGVVGPSEGSKARAVLMTVDELEELQARARER
- a CDS encoding competence/damage-inducible protein A codes for the protein MRCEVVAVGTELLLGQIVDTNSSWLGERLALAGIDSHFQTKVGDNLGRIVSVLRLALDRSDAVVVCGGLGPTQDDITREAIAEVMGVPLVRDEAVADRIRAMFAARGRAMPESNLRQADVPAGATVIEQTRGTAPGLICPVGDKVLYAVPGVPFELYDMAERAVVPDLQRRSGARSAIVSRTLRTWGESESGLAERLAGRIAALDATGNPTLAFLASGIEGIKVRITAKGGDEAAAGALVAAEEEELRALLGDLVFGVDEETMESVVGGLLVDRGLTLGLAESVTGGLIGSRVTDVPGASRWFRGGVVSYASEVKFDLLGLPEGPVVSAAAAEAMAEAARRVLGADVGLAVTGVAGPDEQDGQPVGTVFVGLALDGDPPQSTRLRLPGDRPRVRQYATISALDVLRRRLLRRPGG
- the rimO gene encoding 30S ribosomal protein S12 methylthiotransferase RimO, with amino-acid sequence MTRRYWLETLGCPKNQVDSEKLAGTLVADGYRPADDPAEADLVVVNTCAFVEEARQESVDTILALAGERRPGARLVVTGCLAERYGDELAEALPEVDRVAGFGVPVALGRTRRAGEPAAGETAVPALDLLNLPRPAPAAPWAYVKVAEGCDRACGFCAIPSFRGKQRSRPVDGVLAEVEGLAAAGVREVVLVAQDLAAYGRDQGRGERAIVPLVRRAAAVVPRVRLLYLYPSDLTDGLIDAVCETGVPYFDLSLQHVSAPLLRRMRRWGDGARFLDRIADIRHREPDAAFRSNFIVGYPGETEADHDRLLAFVDEAQLDWCGFFAFSLEEGTYAAGLDGAVPAGLVAERLAELRERQDAITAARRDALVGRRVRVLVDAPGVGRTHREAPEIDGIVAVSTALPVGSFADVTVTAAAGPDLEAA
- a CDS encoding DUF459 domain-containing protein → MTPPRDDRRRVPAGQAIATMVVALLLAAVVDADGLVAVAERQPFGTTRDVALAVTRPLQRVADATRLNRPARWLADATDEDRPELATPVTLAPTTTATEAAPTTAAPPGEGRPGTTVPPPTTTTTTDPPRRRPTAEQPLRVWMAGDSLMGNLATAIGRMVSGDPRYDLRVRYEVGTGLARPDVLDWPATVAGEVQQEDPDVVILLFGGNDAQDMQADGRYLSFGSPEWQAEYRYRVALTMDQAAQGGRTVIWVGLPYTTRDELNQAFTIFNEIARTEAGKRDDVRFFDIVPALTPTGAFEEFRPDPDGGTLRARERDGVHVTIDGWSLVAPLLLATVADEYHLLPGDTG